Proteins encoded by one window of Luteimonas yindakuii:
- a CDS encoding GatB/YqeY domain-containing protein, translating to MTLKQRLTDDMKAAMKGGDKASLGVIRLINAAIKQREVDERIELDDAAVLAVLEKMVKQRRDSVTQYEAAAREDLAAIERAEIVVIERYLPEKLGEAEILAAISAAIAQTGAAGPADMGKLMGVLKPQLAGQADMGEVSKLVKQKLAG from the coding sequence ATGACCCTCAAGCAGCGACTCACCGACGACATGAAGGCCGCGATGAAGGGCGGCGACAAGGCCAGCCTTGGCGTGATCCGGCTGATCAACGCCGCGATCAAGCAGCGCGAGGTGGACGAGCGCATCGAGCTCGACGACGCCGCCGTGCTGGCGGTGCTGGAGAAGATGGTCAAGCAGCGCCGGGATTCGGTTACCCAGTACGAGGCCGCCGCGCGCGAGGACCTGGCCGCGATCGAGCGTGCCGAGATCGTGGTGATCGAGCGCTACCTGCCGGAGAAGCTCGGCGAGGCCGAGATCCTGGCCGCGATCAGTGCCGCCATCGCGCAGACCGGCGCCGCCGGCCCCGCCGACATGGGCAAGCTGATGGGCGTGCTGAAGCCGCAGCTGGCCGGCCAGGCCGACATGGGCGAGGTCTCGAAGCTGGTCAAGCAGAAGCTCGCCGGCTGA
- the rpsU gene encoding 30S ribosomal protein S21 yields MPSVKVRENEPFEFALRRFKRTCEKAGVLAETRKREYYEKPTQERKRKAAAAVKRQARRVSRDVTKRQRLY; encoded by the coding sequence ATGCCAAGCGTCAAAGTCCGCGAAAACGAGCCGTTCGAGTTTGCCCTCCGCCGCTTCAAGCGTACCTGCGAGAAGGCCGGTGTGCTGGCCGAAACGCGCAAGCGCGAGTACTACGAGAAGCCGACGCAGGAGCGCAAGCGCAAGGCCGCGGCTGCGGTGAAGCGCCAGGCCCGTCGCGTGTCGCGCGACGTCACCAAGCGCCAGCGCCTGTACTGA
- the tsaD gene encoding tRNA (adenosine(37)-N6)-threonylcarbamoyltransferase complex transferase subunit TsaD, with translation MRVLGIETSCDETGVAVYDTVLRGAAALRAQALYSQIALHAEYGGVVPELASRDHVRKLVPLIRETLAQAGMTPADLDGVAYTAGPGLVGALLVGAGVARSLAWALEIPAIGVHHMEGHLLAPLIEDDPPAPPFVALLVSGGHTQLVAVEAIGSYRLLGETLDDAAGEAFDKTAKMMGLPYPGGPQLAALAEQGTPGAYRFSRPMTDRPGLDFSFSGLKTQVLLAWRDSDQSDATRADIARGFEDAVVETLAIKCARALDAAGSNTLVVAGGVGANRRLRERLTTMCAQRGGRACFPRPALCTDNGAMIAFAGALRLDAGQHDDASVRAVPRWDMATLSPLVPAR, from the coding sequence ATGCGCGTCCTCGGCATCGAAACCTCCTGCGACGAAACCGGCGTCGCCGTGTACGACACCGTACTGCGCGGTGCCGCCGCCCTGCGTGCGCAGGCGCTGTACAGCCAGATCGCGCTGCATGCCGAATACGGCGGCGTGGTGCCCGAGCTGGCCAGCCGCGACCACGTGCGCAAGCTCGTCCCGCTGATCCGCGAGACGCTGGCCCAGGCCGGGATGACGCCTGCCGACCTCGACGGCGTTGCCTATACCGCCGGTCCCGGGCTGGTCGGCGCACTACTGGTGGGCGCCGGGGTGGCACGTTCGCTGGCCTGGGCGCTGGAGATACCGGCGATCGGCGTGCACCACATGGAAGGCCACCTGCTGGCGCCATTGATCGAGGACGATCCGCCGGCGCCGCCGTTCGTGGCCCTGCTGGTGTCCGGCGGCCACACCCAGCTGGTCGCGGTGGAGGCGATCGGCAGCTACCGCCTGCTCGGCGAAACCCTCGACGATGCCGCCGGCGAGGCCTTCGACAAGACCGCCAAGATGATGGGCCTGCCGTACCCGGGCGGGCCGCAGCTGGCCGCGCTGGCCGAGCAGGGCACGCCGGGCGCGTACCGGTTCTCGCGGCCGATGACCGACCGTCCGGGCCTCGACTTCAGCTTCAGCGGCCTGAAGACCCAGGTGCTGCTGGCCTGGCGCGACAGCGACCAGTCCGACGCCACCCGCGCCGACATCGCGCGCGGTTTCGAGGATGCCGTGGTGGAGACGCTCGCAATCAAATGCGCACGTGCGCTCGATGCGGCCGGCAGCAACACCCTGGTGGTGGCCGGCGGCGTGGGCGCCAACCGGCGCCTGCGCGAACGCCTCACCACGATGTGCGCGCAGCGCGGCGGCCGTGCCTGTTTCCCGCGCCCGGCGCTGTGCACCGACAACGGCGCGATGATCGCCTTCGCCGGCGCCTTGCGCCTCGACGCCGGCCAGCACGACGACGCCAGCGTGCGCGCGGTGCCGCGCTGGGACATGGCGACGCTGTCGCCGCTGGTGCCAGCGAGGTGA
- the folB gene encoding dihydroneopterin aldolase codes for MDKVFIEGLEIEALIGIYDWERRIRQTLVFDLEMGFDNRVPAASDDIAHTLNYKAVSKRLIAYVQASEFGLVETLAERCAQIVIDEFKVDWLRLKLSKPGAVRGARAVGVIIERSRQA; via the coding sequence ATGGACAAAGTCTTTATCGAAGGCCTCGAGATCGAGGCACTCATCGGCATCTACGACTGGGAGCGGCGGATCCGGCAGACGCTGGTATTCGACCTCGAGATGGGCTTCGACAACCGCGTGCCCGCCGCCAGCGACGACATCGCCCATACGCTCAATTACAAGGCCGTCAGCAAGCGCCTGATCGCCTACGTGCAGGCGTCGGAATTCGGGCTGGTGGAGACGCTGGCCGAGCGCTGCGCGCAGATCGTCATCGATGAGTTCAAGGTCGACTGGTTACGCTTGAAGCTCTCGAAGCCGGGTGCGGTGCGCGGCGCGCGCGCGGTCGGCGTCATCATCGAACGCAGCCGGCAGGCCTGA
- a CDS encoding mechanosensitive ion channel family protein, translating to MQSQFAQLNEVLAPYPWAYTAIVLSGLLLLAWLANFVTKRILLRGLRQLLQRTALGGAQHDQQVRMQVVPRLANVVPALVIAAGISMVPDLHPQLVAVVKALCQVFVVVTIALAVSKVLDAINRSYERRPDAQNKPIKGYFQVAKIIMFVLVGISVVATLVGAEFLHIVTGLGAMTAVLLLIFQDTILSLVASVQISNDGRVRIGDWIEMPGQNADGDVIDIALHTITVRNWDRTVTTVPTKKLVSDAFKNWRHMSEGGGRRIKRALHIDQRSVRFLEPDEVQRFRCFVLLDDYLDRKEAELNEWNAALAARGAEPVNHRRVTNLGTFRAYVQHYLGSHPGINQDLTLLVRQLQPTETGLPLEIYCFTADTRWAVYEGIQSDIFDHLLAILPEFGLSVFQAHSDAAVEVHLRHLEGDGGVAQPARAFAAAQPSPDAPDAH from the coding sequence ATGCAGTCGCAGTTCGCACAGCTCAACGAGGTGCTGGCGCCGTATCCCTGGGCGTACACCGCCATCGTGCTGTCGGGCCTGTTGCTGCTCGCCTGGCTGGCCAACTTCGTCACCAAGCGGATCCTGCTGCGCGGCCTGCGCCAGCTGCTGCAACGCACCGCGCTGGGCGGCGCACAGCACGACCAGCAGGTGCGCATGCAGGTGGTGCCGCGGCTGGCCAACGTGGTGCCCGCGCTGGTGATCGCGGCCGGCATCTCGATGGTCCCCGACCTGCACCCGCAGCTGGTCGCGGTGGTCAAGGCGCTGTGCCAGGTGTTCGTGGTGGTGACCATCGCACTGGCGGTGTCGAAGGTGCTCGATGCGATCAACCGCAGTTACGAGCGCCGGCCCGACGCCCAGAACAAGCCGATCAAGGGCTACTTCCAGGTCGCCAAGATCATCATGTTCGTGCTGGTCGGCATCTCGGTGGTGGCGACGCTGGTCGGCGCGGAGTTCCTGCACATCGTCACCGGCCTCGGCGCGATGACCGCGGTGCTGCTGCTGATCTTCCAGGACACCATCCTGTCGCTGGTGGCCAGCGTGCAGATCAGCAACGACGGCCGCGTGCGCATCGGCGACTGGATCGAGATGCCGGGCCAGAACGCCGACGGCGACGTCATCGACATCGCCCTGCACACCATCACCGTGCGCAACTGGGACCGCACCGTGACCACGGTGCCGACCAAGAAGCTGGTCTCGGATGCGTTCAAGAACTGGCGCCACATGTCCGAGGGCGGTGGCCGCCGGATCAAGCGCGCGCTGCATATCGACCAGCGCAGCGTGCGTTTCCTCGAACCCGACGAGGTGCAGCGCTTCCGCTGCTTCGTGCTGCTCGACGACTACCTCGATCGCAAGGAGGCGGAGCTCAACGAATGGAATGCCGCGTTGGCCGCGCGCGGAGCCGAGCCGGTGAACCATCGCCGGGTCACCAACCTCGGCACCTTCCGTGCGTACGTGCAGCACTACCTGGGCAGCCATCCCGGCATCAACCAGGACCTCACCCTGCTGGTGCGCCAGCTGCAGCCGACCGAGACCGGCCTGCCGCTGGAGATCTACTGCTTCACCGCGGATACGCGCTGGGCGGTCTACGAGGGCATCCAGTCCGACATCTTCGACCATCTGCTGGCGATCCTGCCCGAGTTCGGCCTGAGCGTGTTCCAGGCCCACAGCGATGCCGCGGTGGAAGTGCACCTGCGCCATCTCGAGGGCGATGGCGGGGTCGCGCAACCGGCGCGTGCGTTCGCCGCTGCACAGCCGTCGCCGGACGCACCCGACGCGCACTGA